A region of Flavobacterium indicum GPTSA100-9 = DSM 17447 DNA encodes the following proteins:
- a CDS encoding PLP-dependent cysteine synthase family protein — protein MAKEIQAYNNILELIGNTPLIKLNKVTEEFEGNFYAKVEAFNPGHSSKDRIALYIIEEAERKGILKPGDTIIETTSGNTGFSLAMVSIIKGYDCILAVSSKSSKDKIDMLRTMGAKVYVCPAHVSADDERSYYNVAKRLHEETKGSVYINQYFNDLNIDAHYNTTGPEIWEQTGGQITHLVACSGTGGTISGTAKFLKEMNPNIKILGVDAYGSVLKKYHETKEFDNEEIYPYRIEGLGKNLIPTATDFDVIDKFMKVTDEESAHTAREIAKKEGIFAGYTSGAALQAVKQFAEEGEFDANSKVVIIFPDHGSRYMSKIYSDDWMSEQGFFDSVNNEETQKIEIIK, from the coding sequence AAAAGAAATTCAAGCATACAACAATATTTTAGAATTAATAGGCAATACACCGCTTATTAAATTAAACAAAGTTACCGAAGAATTTGAAGGTAATTTTTATGCTAAAGTCGAGGCTTTTAATCCAGGGCATTCATCTAAAGATAGAATTGCACTTTACATTATTGAGGAAGCTGAAAGGAAAGGAATTTTAAAACCCGGCGATACCATCATTGAAACTACATCTGGAAATACTGGTTTTAGTTTAGCAATGGTAAGCATCATTAAAGGTTATGATTGTATTTTAGCTGTAAGTTCAAAATCATCAAAAGACAAAATTGATATGTTACGCACTATGGGAGCTAAAGTTTATGTTTGCCCAGCCCACGTATCTGCAGATGATGAAAGAAGTTACTATAATGTTGCTAAAAGATTACACGAAGAAACAAAAGGTTCGGTTTATATTAACCAATACTTTAATGATTTAAATATTGATGCACATTACAATACTACTGGTCCAGAAATTTGGGAACAAACTGGCGGACAAATTACACACTTAGTAGCATGTAGTGGAACAGGAGGAACAATTTCTGGAACTGCAAAATTCTTGAAAGAGATGAATCCAAACATTAAAATCCTTGGAGTTGATGCTTATGGTTCAGTTTTAAAAAAATACCACGAAACCAAAGAATTTGATAACGAAGAAATTTACCCTTACAGAATTGAAGGTTTAGGTAAAAATTTAATTCCAACAGCTACTGATTTTGATGTAATTGACAAATTTATGAAAGTTACAGACGAAGAAAGTGCACATACTGCTAGAGAAATTGCTAAAAAAGAAGGAATTTTTGCTGGATACACTTCAGGAGCTGCTTTACAAGCTGTAAAACAATTTGCTGAAGAAGGTGAATTTGACGCCAACAGTAAAGTGGTTATTATTTTCCCTGATCACGGTTCTCGATACATGAGTAAAATTTACAGCGACGACTGGATGAGTGAACAAGGTTTTTTTGACAGTGTAAACAACGAAGAAACACAAAAAATCGAAATCATAAAATAA
- a CDS encoding transporter family protein translates to MKKIISALLFVLVMQAHEKPKFNTQNANKMEYNNPSYFGNRNIKTTYFDDCDACGCSASGGSMGFASMLNSNFVGVRYFNQHYRSNDGLYSNSPWLNENYNTLQVWARIPIVKGVQISTLLPYHFHSLNTKTGSQEISGMGDVTVVGLVTVYQTHKDSTVFKHNWQVGVGIKAPTGEYKETSAGSVNPSFQVGTGSWDYLFSSEYVLRFKKMGINNLLNYVVKTENKKEYRFGNQFNYGSTLYYLFEKNQMAIAPQLGVAGEVYASNYQYGEKVRNTTGDVLFGKIGVEIGWNKFSLGATYFKPINQNLMSGLVEAKSRWTLNINYKL, encoded by the coding sequence ATGAAAAAAATAATTAGTGCATTACTGTTTGTTTTAGTAATGCAAGCGCACGAAAAACCTAAATTCAATACTCAAAATGCCAATAAAATGGAATATAATAATCCATCATATTTTGGTAATAGAAATATAAAGACGACTTATTTTGACGATTGCGATGCTTGTGGTTGTTCTGCCAGTGGTGGGAGTATGGGATTTGCTTCAATGCTAAATTCTAATTTTGTTGGGGTACGTTATTTTAATCAACATTACCGTTCAAATGATGGTTTGTATTCCAATTCACCTTGGTTAAATGAAAATTACAATACTCTACAAGTTTGGGCGCGAATTCCAATTGTTAAAGGTGTTCAAATTTCAACGTTACTACCTTATCATTTTCATAGTCTAAATACCAAAACAGGAAGCCAAGAGATCAGCGGAATGGGAGATGTTACTGTGGTTGGATTGGTAACGGTCTATCAAACACATAAAGATAGTACCGTTTTTAAACATAATTGGCAAGTGGGAGTTGGAATTAAAGCACCTACAGGAGAATATAAAGAAACAAGTGCAGGAAGTGTAAATCCAAGTTTTCAAGTAGGAACGGGCAGTTGGGATTATTTGTTTTCATCTGAATATGTGTTAAGGTTCAAAAAAATGGGAATTAATAATCTTTTAAATTATGTTGTAAAAACAGAAAATAAAAAAGAATACCGATTTGGGAATCAATTTAATTATGGCTCAACGTTGTATTATTTATTTGAAAAAAATCAAATGGCTATTGCTCCTCAATTGGGTGTTGCAGGTGAAGTATATGCCAGTAATTATCAATATGGGGAAAAAGTCCGCAATACTACAGGAGATGTGCTTTTCGGTAAAATTGGTGTAGAAATTGGCTGGAATAAATTTTCATTGGGAGCTACTTATTTTAAACCCATCAATCAAAATTTAATGTCGGGGCTTGTTGAAGCGAAATCCCGTTGGACATTGAATATTAATTATAAGTTATAA
- a CDS encoding cytochrome-c peroxidase, which yields MKQIILGILAFMVLSCSKEENEEYQNLPINFQKPANFPDIAYDLSNNPLTEKGFELGKKLFYDGRLSSDGVVSCGFCHIQADAFTHHGHTFSHGVGDNIGTRNTPPIQNLAFQTAFMWDGATTHLDLQPIIPLTSPIEMNGNFTQIVAMMKADPVYVKLFKQAFPDGQINSENMLKALGQFMVLTVSSNSRFDKYRRNEAGGTLTQDEVEGYAIFNQKCASCHATDLFTDNSFRNNGLSINPQINDMGYYRVTELQQYKYKFKVPSLRNIEKTAPYMHDGRFYTLEAVLNHYSNGVQNTPNLDASLTTNGNLGIPLTTTEKTKIIAFLKTLTDHQFLTDPRFAEF from the coding sequence ATGAAACAGATAATTTTAGGAATTCTTGCTTTTATGGTGTTGAGTTGTTCTAAAGAAGAGAACGAAGAATACCAAAATTTACCCATTAATTTTCAAAAACCTGCTAACTTTCCTGATATAGCTTATGATTTAAGTAATAACCCATTAACTGAAAAAGGTTTTGAACTGGGAAAAAAATTGTTTTACGACGGACGTTTATCTTCCGATGGCGTGGTTTCGTGTGGATTTTGCCATATTCAAGCCGATGCATTTACGCATCACGGACATACCTTTAGTCATGGAGTAGGGGATAATATTGGAACAAGAAATACACCACCTATTCAAAATTTAGCTTTTCAAACGGCCTTTATGTGGGACGGGGCTACGACTCATCTCGATTTGCAACCTATAATTCCTTTGACAAGTCCTATTGAGATGAATGGTAACTTTACCCAAATTGTTGCCATGATGAAAGCAGATCCGGTATATGTAAAATTGTTTAAACAAGCTTTTCCAGACGGACAAATTAATTCAGAAAATATGCTAAAAGCATTAGGACAGTTCATGGTGTTAACAGTTTCTTCTAATTCGCGCTTCGATAAATATCGTAGAAATGAAGCAGGAGGTACTTTAACTCAGGACGAAGTAGAGGGGTATGCTATCTTTAATCAAAAATGTGCTTCATGCCATGCAACGGATCTTTTTACGGATAATAGCTTCAGAAATAATGGATTGAGTATTAATCCACAAATAAACGATATGGGTTATTATCGAGTTACAGAATTGCAACAATATAAATACAAGTTTAAAGTACCTAGTTTGCGTAATATTGAGAAAACGGCACCCTACATGCATGATGGTCGTTTTTATACCTTAGAAGCGGTTTTAAATCATTATTCAAACGGAGTGCAAAATACCCCTAATTTAGATGCCTCTTTAACTACGAATGGAAATTTAGGAATACCTTTAACTACTACTGAAAAAACAAAAATCATAGCCTTTTTAAAAACCTTAACCGATCACCAATTTTTAACGGATCCAAGGTTTGCAGAATTTTAA
- a CDS encoding MbnP family protein has product MKLHYIKFFAVLTAAFFAFSCSNDDNASEQLTGTGSLKVEFDQTYGDADFIQGAVYTNSNGEEVSISKAKYIVSNIVLTKEDGSTYTVPKSQSYFIIDEFTESSTLLNLPNIPAGNYTKIKFGIGVDQEQFNQGATGQGDFLATAQDAGMMWSWSAGYKFLALEGMFTSSTQSTGAMYMVHTGKTGTDYNYAEITLNFPDKALVRTTITPQVHIMADLKQVLDGTNKINLSEQAMVMGGAKLALVTANLANMFEVHHVHND; this is encoded by the coding sequence ATGAAATTACACTATATCAAATTTTTCGCTGTTTTAACAGCAGCATTTTTCGCATTTTCATGTTCTAATGATGATAATGCTTCTGAACAACTAACAGGTACGGGTAGCTTAAAAGTTGAGTTTGATCAAACTTATGGCGATGCCGATTTTATTCAAGGAGCAGTTTACACCAATTCCAATGGGGAAGAAGTTTCTATTTCTAAGGCTAAATATATTGTTAGTAATATTGTACTAACTAAAGAAGACGGTTCTACTTATACAGTTCCAAAAAGCCAAAGCTATTTCATTATTGATGAATTTACCGAATCTTCAACCTTACTAAATTTACCTAATATTCCAGCGGGTAATTATACCAAAATTAAATTCGGAATAGGAGTGGATCAAGAGCAATTTAATCAAGGCGCTACTGGTCAAGGGGATTTTTTAGCTACAGCACAAGATGCCGGTATGATGTGGTCGTGGAGTGCCGGGTATAAATTTTTAGCTCTTGAAGGTATGTTTACTTCTTCAACGCAATCTACAGGTGCTATGTATATGGTACATACCGGAAAAACAGGAACCGATTATAATTACGCAGAAATTACTTTAAATTTTCCTGATAAAGCTTTAGTACGTACTACCATTACGCCACAAGTGCATATTATGGCCGATTTAAAACAAGTATTGGACGGTACAAATAAAATTAATTTGTCCGAGCAAGCTATGGTTATGGGAGGAGCTAAATTAGCTTTGGTAACTGCAAATTTGGCGAATATGTTTGAGGTACACCATGTACATAATGATTAA
- a CDS encoding Spy/CpxP family protein refolding chaperone, with amino-acid sequence MKKYVFIIALVVSGLSFAQEKGKFKNATAEERAEMQTKKMTKDLTLTKEQEEKVTAILKEHHSSLEAKKEEIKNEQIEAKKERRQKAMKEMKESRSELKEKLKGVLTEEQYKKWESLQNERIEKVKNHKISPKE; translated from the coding sequence ATGAAAAAGTATGTATTTATTATTGCATTAGTAGTATCGGGATTATCGTTTGCTCAAGAAAAAGGAAAATTTAAGAATGCAACAGCAGAAGAAAGAGCAGAAATGCAAACTAAAAAAATGACAAAAGATTTAACTTTAACTAAAGAACAAGAAGAAAAAGTAACTGCCATTTTAAAAGAACATCATTCTAGTTTAGAAGCAAAAAAAGAAGAAATTAAAAATGAACAAATTGAAGCTAAAAAAGAACGACGCCAAAAAGCAATGAAAGAAATGAAAGAAAGTCGTTCGGAGTTAAAAGAAAAATTAAAAGGTGTTTTAACAGAAGAGCAATATAAAAAATGGGAATCGCTTCAAAATGAACGCATTGAAAAAGTTAAAAATCACAAAATAAGTCCTAAAGAATAG